aatgctttgtttttaggataatttctttgacacattttttgcagttttatgttcgtgccttattgcaaacaggatgcatgttttggaatacttTTATTATGTACAgggttccttcttttcactctgtcatttaggataatgttgtggagtaactacaacacTTAACTTCATGGCCTCTATGTATTCTCTGGTGACCCTAAAGGTTAAAAAGGAGTGTTTGACTTGATTATTCTTTGGCACCGTGTGTCAGAAGGTATATCCAAGTAATGTCTgggacaatgttgttgatccatcttcactTTCTGCTATTGCTAAAATTaatctctgtaactgtttttcaGTCACCACTGGCCTCATGGTTAAATCCCTGTGTAGATTCCTTCCTAtcctggcaactgagttagaaaggatgtctgtatctttgtagtgtctgggtgtattgatacaccatccaaagtataattaatagcttcaccatgctcaaagggacactcaatgtctgctttttttttaaatgtacccatctaccaataggtgcccctctatgcgaggcattggaaaactccCTGGTCTCCGTGGctgaatttgtgtttgaaattcactgcttgacagagggaccttacatataattgtatgtgtctggtacagagatgaggtagtcattcaaaaatgatATTGAAGCCTATTATTGTACACAGGGTAGGTCCATGcagcttattatgtgacttgttaagtaaTTATTTACTCCTggatttatttaggcttgccataacaaaggagctgaatacctattgactcaagacatttcagcttttcacttttaatgaaataataaaaacataattccactttcacattatggggtattttgtgtaggccagtgacacaacattttAATTGTAGCAATTTTAAATCCAGGATGTGatgcaaaatgtgtaaaaagtcaaggggtgtgaatactgacGTTTGACATGTTTTACCTCTCAAAAGGTCAACTCGTTCATACACGGTGAACCCACAAGACGACGTGATGAATGATCCTCATGCCTCGCTATGTAAGCTCATCCCCATCAAGACTTCACTGTCACTATCCTCAAACCACCACCTATTGAAACCCCAAAGCCCCCTCATTCAGCCAATAGACTGTATATTAAACAAACACTTAACTTCATGGCCTCTATGTATTCGCTGGTGACCCTAAAGGTTAAAAGGGAGTGTTTGACTTGATTATTCTTTGGCACCGTGTGTCAGAAGGTATATCCAAGTAATGTCTGGGAAACCAAGACACCATCGCGTGCCTAATCACTTGGCAGGCCTTCTGCTATTTCTAATGTTTTCTTTGGTTCTATTATCACAGGTAGAGATATTTATGTTCTGCCTTGATTAGCGTAAGACGGTAACAAAAGCGAAAGGGTGAGTCCTCTGTCTTTGGCCTACGTTCAATTCCTTCCAAATGTAAGCTGgaaagcctgtgtgtctgtgataTTATGATAAAGAAAGTTTGGAGGGGAGTGGTATACCTCCTTTACTGGAAGTTACAGCAGTAGAAAATAGGGACATAGCACAATTTAGAGGGCTGGAGGTGGGAGGACCCTAACAAAATCGGTTTATTTCTAATCTAGGACATCAACAATCTTTGtgcttttttaaatgtaattatcCTTTTCATTTCCCTTTAATGATCAGTTTCTCCATAACACTCTCTTCCACATCCACATCTCAAACATACCTTAATTACCCcagttaccacacacacacctccagtctTCATAAGAAAGAGCCTCCTATACATTCTTATCATCCTTGGAGTGCCAGAAACTGACAGACTGGCTTCCAGTttttctatatacagtacattagttGATACATTACATTCTAGTGAAGTGCACAATGTAAAGAGATAtcaggtccatgttaaaccatTATCTCTTGTTTCCTATTTCCATAACAGCATATCACTTTGGCCGTGGTATCCTGACAACAATTccagtgtttaaaaaaatatatatatattaacaagCTTCATTGACAACATTCTAAATGGATATCATATCCGTACGAATTGAATTAAAATGTTTTTACTGCTTTTAAAGACTATCTTATACACAGAAGATATTTCCTTGACTATTTAGAaaatctataggtaaacaactcTAATGTTGGTTCCAGTCAATGATGCCCTCTTTAGTCCAGATAAGAGTGTTGGATGTACGTCATCACACACTGTCCACTTAAAACCCTTCCTCATCCGTCGTTTAGATTACGCCATAACGATATCGCTGTCATAATAGTTTTATAACTAGGTCTATATTAAGAACAACAGTAATGATATGGTGCCTTTGGGTTTCAAGTGTGTTTCTAAGTGATGGACAACTTGCCCTTTTTTTCATGGCATATTTAATGACCGATTCATGGTTTTCCTTGCATGTCAATGCAAGTGGAAGTTAGAGTTGGGGGACCTTGGCCTTGGATACAGGTGTTATGACAGGGTTGTAGACTTCTGTAACAACAACCACTATTGAATGTCTGAGTTATACTTTATTGTCTCTCATTTCCAGGTGAACGATTAGAATATTGATGCGCCCCATTCTGGCACCGAGCATCCATTACGCATGGAGTTTCCATCGTCTTTTTCAATCAATCAAGGGATCCATCTTGGACATTGTTATCAGATATTGCTCTTTTACCATTTTGGCTACATAGACCTTTGTCTATAAAAGACCTGACATAGGCAACTGGCAATATCATTCGCACTTGCTGACTTCGTTTAGTACAAACTGTTACGTACGATCACCTCTCTTTTAAGGTAATTGCCACTGTCATTTTCACACAAAAAATTGCTTTTTGCATTCCCTACTTTTAATAATCTAAAGCTATATTGTAAGAAAACTCTTATTCTGCGTCCAGGCATGGCAATGAGTGGATTGTTGGTGTGCGTCCTCATGGCAGCGCTAGTGGGGGTTGGTTTGACATTACCCGTATCCAAGTCGGATGGCAACACCAAACAGGGTGGGATACTGCCAAAGCTActggacaggagggaggcagTGAGGAATGCTGCGGAGAACATCGCTAAGCGGGAGCAAGACCCTCAAACGAGCATAGCACGGATGGAGAGGATGTCGCACCTGTCGGAGGACCAGCGCGAGTTCATGTCCAAGCAAATCATGCAGGCCATCTCAGGTAAGTGGTGGTGTCGAGTCAAGtggatgtgtgagagagaaagagagatgccaACATCTACTGTGGCACATTTGAAGTGCATCGTTGTTCGCTTGAGCACTTTAAATCCACAATTAACTTTTGTTTGGTtcatgtaggtttgtattgttcgCAGAGATGATGAACGAGTGTCCGGACCGGGACTACCAAGGATGGGTAGACTTTGGACGGCGGCGGAGTGCAGAGTAGAGATGTACCACAGGCACATATTCAGTTACTCAGGAATCCATTCCTATTTTAAGTAAATTGTATATTCTAATTGGATTATGTCATGAGTTTTGCTTTTAATCCAAGTGTCATAATAAACATGTTTGCAGTATGTATGTCTACAGACATTTCTTGATTTCATTTAGGACAATGGCCGGGTTTCCATTTAGGATATGGGttggtttcccggacacagaatCTACATGAAGTATTCTTTCTAGTCTAGGACAAGGCTTTATGTGTCCGGGGAAACTTGTGTTGTGCTTCCCTTGCCagccacaaaattaaggaaattagaagggggaTGGGGGATTTCGGCATGGCTATTTTCTTTGCTgcgaaagccccccccccccccccccccaaattaaaTCTTTGCATAATAAGATATAAGATGACAATAAATCAAAGGCAATAAATAATATAAACAAATATTGGAAAGCTGTAACAGCTCGACTGAACATTTGGTCCactttttatggaaagttttccaGATGATCCGTCGCCTGGAATTTAACCCTAACCTAGTCCTGACAGGCAGCGCAGACATAATCCTCCAATGATGTGACGGTCTTCATACAGGACTGGTGGAACCATCGTGGGCAGCGGTCACAACCAATCTGAAATGTATGATGAAAAATGTTAATATATTTaaaacattaaatacattttcttgaATTACAATTATTTCATTTTCAGACAAAGAGGATAATACTGCCTCTAGAAATATTACTGCTTATAGAAATTCGTACTCCTAAAAGTGTGCATTTAGAAGTGAACAAGCAATTACCTAGCTAGTGTCTTCCTTGTTATTGTCCACCTCCCTCCAGAAGTGGCATAGTTGGCTCAGGTCATCTAGCAAAACATAATGTCAAGTAGTCTATACATCTTTACATGTATTTTTCTGAGCACACAGGGAACAAGGTAATAGTATAGGTTTCTTGTAACGGAATTATTTATATACACGTGTTTTAGTGGCCATCTAGTCAGAAGAAGATTcatattaaatgttttttttatctgCAATTATATTAAATTAGAAGGAGGAGAGTGACTGCTATTTCTTCTCTCATGATGTTACATCTTTGTCCATATTTGAAAAGACAACTAACTCCTCCTTCAGAACACATTCAGCAAACTGGGGAATTCTTTTTTATTGCCATTTCAGTTATCCCCAACTAAATTGTTACACTTAAGATTCTAATTCGAAGCATAAAACGACGCAGCTATAATATAATTTGACTGTTCTGTTTGGCCTTTTAGTCCGTATACTTTCAGTAGGTTAATTGTACATGACTTATACTCTCATCCTTACTTTCAAGGCAAATACCCCACAAGAAGTAACATCTTGTTGCCAtgggtgaggaagggtaccacatgaccatctgataatacACCCCTTCTCTCTCAGGAATGATCTGAGGGGGGGGTTGATGGAGGTGCTGGGGTGTGTCCTATTGAGGGCGaatggacctattggggtggggATTCTTCATGGAGGCACATTCCATCATAGTtttgtttattatattattagacttttttacatttattttttaaattctattATTATAACAGTTTCCTGTGATTATGGATATGCACTCATGTTTACTTATATATTTGAACTTTCTTTTTCACCCAGGAA
This sequence is a window from Oncorhynchus kisutch isolate 150728-3 linkage group LG1, Okis_V2, whole genome shotgun sequence. Protein-coding genes within it:
- the LOC109895753 gene encoding cholecystokinin-like; protein product: MAMSGLLVCVLMAALVGVGLTLPVSKSDGNTKQGGILPKLLDRREAVRNAAENIAKREQDPQTSIARMERMSHLSEDQREFMSKQIMQAISEMMNECPDRDYQGWVDFGRRRSAE